In the Thermodesulfovibrio yellowstonii DSM 11347 genome, one interval contains:
- a CDS encoding FeoA family protein produces MKTLVNIDNGKKVRILKISGGRGVRQHLQCLGLHVGDIVTLKKSSFLGGPVLLEVNGYDVAIGKGVASKIEVEEVE; encoded by the coding sequence GTGAAAACATTAGTTAATATAGATAATGGGAAAAAAGTCAGAATTTTAAAAATTTCAGGAGGCAGAGGTGTTCGCCAACATCTTCAATGTCTTGGATTACATGTTGGTGATATTGTAACTTTAAAAAAAAGCTCCTTTTTAGGCGGGCCTGTGCTTTTAGAGGTTAATGGCTATGATGTAGCAATTGGTAAAGGAGTGGCTTCAAAGATAGAGGTTGAAGAAGTAGAATGA
- the feoB gene encoding ferrous iron transport protein B → MKIAFIGQPNAGKSTIFNGLAGYKTVTANFPGQTVHYTVSKVKVGNETFEIVDLPGIYSLTAIDMAELESRKYILSGQADVVINVIDASTLSRSLELTLQLAELQVPMVICLNMIDEARRKGVEISQEKLSQIFGVPVIETVANKGIGLDKIFSSAKQAYYEKLIPKIQFFHKDIEEKIEEIEKIIPYEFLKNIPRRYIAIKLLEGDKELFEIIGKYPEILKKINDLREEIKTTHGRHADTVISSERHALAMNLFEDVAKVGEPLKSFREKVDDLLTNKYLGYPLLFLILFGIFFIVFEVGKIIEEPLTEIFNSLIKRLPEFVQENSLLFFIFKGLLEGFSGGLGVAIPYLIPFFIGLTILEDIGYLPRMAFLMDTVMHRIGLHGKSILPFVISYGCNVPGVMATRILESPRDRFITATLSVLIPCAARTTVIFGLIGAYIGGFAAAGLYLFNMFVIMILGAILTKFIPETAGLIMEIPPLRIPAIKNVFMKTWLRLKDFMVVAWPLLIISSIILSFLEYLELDLILNKIFSPVVSWLLGLPEQTGITLLFGILRKELSMIMLFQAMHTTQLNTVMSNLQLIVYTIFTIFYIPCVGTMGALLKELGFKRMILITILTIALALILALTSRIALSIII, encoded by the coding sequence ATGAAAATTGCTTTTATAGGACAACCAAATGCTGGTAAAAGCACAATATTCAATGGTCTTGCAGGATACAAAACAGTAACAGCCAACTTTCCTGGACAAACAGTCCACTATACAGTAAGCAAAGTAAAAGTCGGAAACGAAACTTTTGAAATAGTTGATTTACCAGGTATTTATTCCCTTACAGCCATTGACATGGCTGAACTGGAATCAAGAAAATACATTTTATCTGGACAGGCAGATGTTGTTATAAATGTAATTGATGCTTCTACTCTTTCAAGAAGTTTGGAACTAACGCTTCAACTTGCGGAACTACAGGTTCCAATGGTTATCTGTTTGAATATGATAGATGAGGCTCGTAGAAAAGGCGTTGAAATAAGCCAAGAAAAACTTTCTCAAATTTTTGGAGTGCCTGTTATTGAAACTGTTGCAAATAAAGGAATTGGTCTTGATAAAATTTTTAGTTCTGCAAAACAGGCATATTATGAAAAACTTATTCCAAAAATTCAATTTTTTCACAAAGATATAGAAGAAAAAATTGAAGAAATTGAAAAAATTATTCCTTATGAATTCTTAAAAAACATTCCCAGAAGATATATAGCTATAAAATTATTAGAAGGAGATAAAGAACTTTTTGAGATAATTGGAAAATATCCTGAAATCTTAAAAAAAATTAATGATTTGAGAGAAGAAATTAAAACAACACATGGAAGACACGCTGATACTGTTATATCATCTGAAAGGCATGCCCTTGCAATGAATTTATTTGAAGATGTAGCAAAGGTTGGAGAGCCCTTGAAATCATTTAGAGAAAAGGTTGACGATCTTCTTACAAATAAATATCTCGGTTATCCTCTATTGTTTTTAATTCTATTTGGAATATTTTTTATAGTATTTGAAGTTGGAAAAATTATAGAAGAACCTCTCACAGAAATCTTCAATTCTTTAATTAAAAGACTTCCAGAATTTGTTCAGGAAAACTCTCTACTATTTTTTATTTTTAAAGGATTGCTTGAAGGCTTCTCAGGAGGCTTAGGAGTTGCTATTCCCTATTTAATCCCATTTTTTATAGGGCTAACTATTCTTGAAGACATAGGATATCTACCAAGAATGGCTTTTTTAATGGATACAGTAATGCATAGAATTGGTTTGCATGGTAAAAGCATCCTTCCTTTTGTTATTTCCTATGGATGCAATGTTCCAGGAGTTATGGCAACAAGAATACTTGAGTCTCCAAGAGACCGTTTTATTACTGCAACACTTTCTGTTTTAATTCCATGTGCAGCACGAACAACAGTAATATTCGGATTGATTGGAGCATATATCGGAGGATTTGCTGCAGCAGGGCTTTATCTTTTTAATATGTTTGTAATCATGATTTTAGGTGCAATATTAACAAAATTTATTCCAGAAACAGCAGGATTAATAATGGAAATTCCACCATTGAGAATTCCAGCAATAAAAAATGTTTTTATGAAAACATGGCTTAGATTAAAAGATTTTATGGTTGTTGCCTGGCCTCTGCTCATTATAAGCAGCATTATTCTCAGTTTTCTTGAGTATTTAGAGCTTGATCTAATTCTGAATAAAATTTTTTCTCCAGTAGTTAGTTGGCTACTTGGGTTACCAGAACAAACTGGTATAACGCTTCTTTTTGGTATTCTCAGAAAAGAACTCTCAATGATAATGCTTTTTCAGGCAATGCACACAACTCAGTTAAATACTGTTATGTCAAATTTGCAATTGATTGTTTATACAATATTCACGATATTTTATATACCCTGCGTTGGAACAATGGGAGCATTGCTCAAAGAATTAGGCTTTAAAAGAATGATTTTAATAACTATTTTAACCATTGCTTTGGCATTAATACTGGCTTTGACTTCAAGAATAGCTCTGTCTATTATCATTTGA
- the hflX gene encoding GTPase HflX: MAKSLCSISYELNRQIGVLIDRSGNITHVIIGTAHSIFIPPLEDFPIGKKQLRGLRYIHTHLNKEMPDREDITDLRLLRFDLVAVLTHEKGIPETVHIVHLLPYGKQNQFEIISSNLYSLKHNFKEFIDNLEAEMDRARVIDMQDPREKAILISVSTAPKYILEEHMEELKDLAESADLIVIDKIIQRVKQINPKYLLGEGKLRELIIKAMDMGATLLVFDQNLTPSQIRAITDMTELKVIDRSQLILDIFAKRAHTMDGKVQVELAQLRYMLPRLTGKGTAMSRLAGGIGGRGPGETKLELDRRRINKRIHHLENELEKLTLARIERKKRRKELSIPIVSIIGYTNAGKSTLLNALTKSSVFVEDKMFATLDTSSRRLKFPEEKELIITDTVGFIRDLPDDLVAAFKATLEELQDASLLIHLVDISNPQFENHIESVNRILSQLGLDIKPVILVFNKIDKLSSLETKQICNRYNAIGISAIDKKTLIPLIDEIKNRLWEEKVTCNAPL; this comes from the coding sequence TTGGCAAAATCTTTATGCTCTATATCCTACGAACTCAACAGGCAAATTGGAGTATTAATTGATAGGTCAGGCAATATAACTCATGTCATAATAGGAACTGCTCACTCAATTTTTATTCCTCCACTGGAAGATTTTCCTATCGGAAAAAAGCAATTAAGAGGTTTAAGATACATCCATACTCACTTAAACAAAGAGATGCCTGACAGAGAAGATATAACTGACCTAAGACTTCTCAGATTTGATCTTGTTGCTGTTTTAACACATGAGAAAGGAATACCTGAAACTGTTCATATTGTTCATCTTTTACCTTATGGAAAACAAAACCAATTTGAAATCATTTCATCAAATCTTTATTCTCTTAAACACAATTTTAAAGAATTCATAGATAATCTTGAAGCAGAAATGGATAGAGCAAGAGTTATTGATATGCAAGACCCTCGAGAAAAAGCTATTCTTATCAGTGTATCTACTGCTCCAAAATATATTCTTGAGGAACATATGGAAGAATTAAAAGACCTTGCAGAATCAGCAGACCTGATTGTAATAGATAAAATTATTCAAAGAGTAAAACAGATAAATCCAAAATATCTTCTTGGTGAAGGAAAACTCAGAGAATTAATTATTAAAGCAATGGATATGGGAGCAACACTTTTGGTATTTGACCAGAATTTAACTCCATCTCAGATAAGAGCAATAACTGATATGACAGAGTTAAAAGTAATAGACCGTAGCCAGCTTATACTTGATATTTTTGCTAAAAGAGCTCATACAATGGATGGAAAAGTTCAGGTAGAACTTGCTCAACTCCGTTACATGCTTCCAAGACTTACAGGTAAAGGAACTGCTATGTCAAGACTTGCAGGAGGCATTGGAGGAAGAGGACCTGGAGAAACAAAGCTTGAATTAGATCGCAGAAGAATAAATAAAAGAATCCATCATCTTGAAAACGAACTTGAAAAACTCACGCTGGCAAGAATTGAAAGAAAAAAACGCAGAAAAGAACTTTCAATCCCTATTGTCTCAATTATAGGATATACAAATGCTGGTAAATCCACACTTCTTAATGCTCTTACAAAAAGTTCAGTCTTTGTTGAGGATAAAATGTTTGCAACCCTTGATACATCCTCAAGAAGACTGAAATTTCCTGAAGAAAAAGAGCTTATAATTACTGATACAGTAGGTTTTATCAGAGACCTCCCCGATGACCTTGTAGCAGCATTTAAAGCTACATTGGAGGAACTACAAGACGCATCTTTGCTTATTCATCTTGTTGATATTTCTAATCCTCAATTTGAAAATCATATTGAGTCTGTAAATAGAATTTTAAGTCAATTAGGGCTTGATATAAAACCTGTTATTCTAGTATTTAACAAAATTGATAAACTCTCATCATTGGAAACAAAGCAAATTTGTAATAGATACAATGCAATCGGAATCTCTGCAATAGATAAAAAAACTCTTATCCCACTAATAGATGAAATAAAAAATAGACTCTGGGAAGAAAAAGTTACTTGTAACGCTCCACTTTGA
- the amrA gene encoding AmmeMemoRadiSam system protein A, producing MHPFVELAKKTVEEYVKTGKIPTIPDKIPPEMNKKAGVFVSIKKKGQLRGCIGTFVPTTENIYTEIVRNAIASATEDPRFPPVHPQELQELEYSVDILSPPEPVKSLDELDPKKYGVIVVKGWQRGLLLPDIEGVNTVDEQLRIAKLKAGIDPYDSDVEIYRFKVERYK from the coding sequence ATGCATCCATTTGTAGAACTTGCTAAGAAGACTGTGGAAGAATATGTAAAAACCGGAAAAATACCCACAATCCCTGATAAGATTCCCCCTGAGATGAATAAAAAAGCAGGGGTATTTGTTTCAATTAAGAAAAAAGGTCAACTTCGTGGCTGTATAGGAACATTTGTTCCTACCACTGAAAATATATACACAGAAATAGTTAGAAATGCTATAGCTTCAGCAACAGAAGATCCTCGCTTTCCTCCTGTTCATCCTCAGGAACTTCAAGAATTGGAATATTCAGTTGATATACTCAGCCCACCTGAACCTGTTAAAAGTCTTGATGAACTTGACCCTAAAAAATACGGAGTAATTGTTGTAAAGGGATGGCAAAGGGGATTATTGCTTCCAGATATAGAAGGTGTTAATACAGTAGATGAACAACTAAGAATTGCTAAACTAAAAGCAGGTATTGACCCGTATGATTCTGATGTGGAAATTTACAGATTCAAAGTGGAGCGTTACAAGTAA
- a CDS encoding L,D-transpeptidase family protein: MLNFNISSGETFSVSQDTTIIGKLQTHILKNKESLIEIARHYDLGYNEIVDANPNLDPFVPGDGNKAIIPTFWILPDRVNNFQGIIINLSEMRLYYFHKKSKEQLVTTFPIGIGDDGVETPMGKFKISHKIVNPPWYVPESIKQERPELPAVVPPGPENPLGTHAMRLSGLSYLIHGTNRPWAVGRKVTHGCIRLYPEDIPKLFDIVPVGTEVIIVRQPVKVGRVGNEVYIEVHRDDQLKDYDYLKNAIEQLAKKGLLKHVDTFKLYYVIKQKSGIPTSVSIKNKEPQILPSDSWL; the protein is encoded by the coding sequence TTGCTGAATTTTAATATCTCTTCTGGTGAGACATTTTCGGTCTCACAGGATACAACAATTATTGGAAAACTCCAAACTCATATATTAAAAAACAAAGAATCACTTATAGAAATCGCAAGACATTACGATTTAGGTTATAATGAAATCGTAGATGCCAATCCTAATTTGGATCCTTTTGTGCCCGGAGATGGAAACAAAGCAATAATTCCCACTTTCTGGATTCTACCTGATAGAGTGAACAACTTTCAGGGAATTATCATAAATCTTTCTGAAATGAGACTTTATTATTTTCATAAAAAATCCAAGGAACAATTAGTTACAACATTTCCAATTGGTATAGGTGATGATGGAGTTGAAACTCCAATGGGTAAATTTAAAATATCTCATAAAATTGTTAATCCTCCATGGTATGTTCCAGAGTCAATAAAACAGGAAAGACCTGAACTTCCAGCAGTTGTTCCACCAGGTCCGGAAAATCCACTGGGAACACATGCAATGAGACTTTCTGGTTTAAGCTATCTGATTCATGGGACAAACAGACCATGGGCTGTTGGCAGAAAGGTTACTCATGGTTGTATAAGACTTTATCCAGAAGACATTCCAAAACTATTTGATATAGTTCCTGTTGGCACAGAAGTAATAATTGTAAGACAACCTGTAAAGGTTGGTAGAGTCGGCAATGAGGTTTACATTGAAGTCCACAGAGATGACCAATTAAAAGACTATGATTATCTTAAAAACGCAATAGAACAGCTTGCTAAGAAAGGACTTTTAAAACATGTGGATACTTTCAAACTTTACTATGTAATAAAACAAAAAAGTGGAATTCCCACCTCTGTAAGCATCAAAAATAAAGAGCCACAAATCCTGCCTTCGGATTCGTGGCTCTAA
- a CDS encoding Lpp/OprI family alanine-zipper lipoprotein, protein MKKFLLVVVSAMFIFAFGCATKDYVKQEIDPLVDRIGKLESKVNNLESKVNAIDKKVDDCCTKADEAAKKAEAAAQRAEDAAKRAEAASQKAGKAFELQQKK, encoded by the coding sequence ATGAAGAAGTTTTTATTAGTTGTAGTATCTGCTATGTTTATTTTTGCTTTTGGTTGCGCAACAAAGGACTATGTTAAACAGGAAATTGACCCTCTGGTTGACAGAATAGGAAAACTTGAAAGCAAAGTAAATAATCTTGAATCAAAAGTTAACGCTATTGATAAGAAGGTTGATGACTGCTGCACAAAGGCTGATGAAGCAGCAAAGAAAGCAGAAGCTGCTGCTCAGAGAGCAGAGGATGCAGCAAAGAGAGCAGAAGCTGCTTCACAAAAAGCAGGAAAAGCATTTGAGCTTCAGCAGAAGAAGTAG
- the ribD gene encoding bifunctional diaminohydroxyphosphoribosylaminopyrimidine deaminase/5-amino-6-(5-phosphoribosylamino)uracil reductase RibD encodes MKKALLLAKKANWRTSPNPMVGAVIVKNGKIISEGYHKKAGLPHAEAEAIRNANESLKGATLYVTLEPCCHKDKKTPPCTDAIINSGINRVVIGMRDPNPKVSGKGVEILNNHGIKVIEGVLEEEVKKLNEFYIKYITTSRPFVILKIAMTLDGKIATPLGESKWITSEKSRKFVHLIRSRVDALLSAYGTVLKDNPMFTSRIKGGKNPLRVIIDPELKIPLNYHVYNPPPNTIAVVHEKKLNDKNIKHLIHRGIEIVSFSSEKVDLQWLMEELGKRQITSLMIEGGSSLNSYALWSGIVDKLMIFIAPKIIGGAQSYPSIGGNIYKNLDEAFEIKDLKIRMFGGDIFIEGYLKGLKKF; translated from the coding sequence ATGAAAAAAGCATTGCTTTTGGCAAAAAAGGCAAACTGGAGAACGTCTCCAAATCCAATGGTTGGTGCTGTGATTGTCAAAAATGGAAAAATTATTTCAGAAGGCTATCATAAAAAAGCAGGTTTACCCCATGCTGAAGCTGAAGCTATAAGGAATGCAAATGAATCTTTAAAAGGTGCAACTCTTTATGTGACTCTTGAGCCATGCTGTCATAAAGATAAAAAAACACCTCCATGCACAGACGCTATAATAAACTCAGGAATTAATAGAGTTGTTATTGGTATGAGGGACCCTAATCCGAAGGTATCAGGAAAGGGTGTAGAAATTTTAAATAATCATGGAATTAAAGTTATAGAAGGAGTGCTGGAAGAAGAAGTCAAGAAACTAAATGAGTTTTATATAAAATACATAACAACCAGCCGTCCTTTTGTAATTCTTAAAATAGCAATGACTCTTGATGGCAAAATTGCCACTCCCTTAGGTGAGTCTAAGTGGATTACATCAGAAAAATCAAGAAAATTTGTGCATTTGATACGTTCAAGAGTTGATGCTTTGCTTTCTGCTTACGGAACCGTGTTGAAAGACAATCCGATGTTTACATCAAGAATAAAAGGTGGAAAAAATCCTTTGAGAGTTATAATAGACCCAGAACTCAAGATTCCTCTCAATTATCATGTCTATAATCCTCCTCCAAATACCATAGCTGTAGTGCATGAGAAAAAATTAAATGATAAAAATATAAAACATCTTATACATAGAGGGATAGAAATTGTATCTTTTTCTTCAGAAAAAGTAGACCTTCAATGGCTTATGGAAGAATTAGGAAAAAGACAGATAACTTCTTTAATGATAGAAGGAGGTTCATCACTAAATAGTTATGCTTTATGGAGCGGGATAGTTGATAAACTGATGATTTTTATTGCACCAAAGATAATAGGCGGTGCACAATCTTATCCAAGCATTGGAGGTAATATTTATAAAAATCTTGATGAAGCTTTTGAAATCAAAGATTTAAAAATAAGAATGTTTGGAGGAGATATTTTTATAGAAGGATATTTAAAAGGGTTGAAAAAATTTTAA
- the scpB gene encoding SMC-Scp complex subunit ScpB has protein sequence MNLFNKKEQIKGIIESLLFIAEKPISTKILLTILNISESHLKEIIFELMEEYKLRNSGIIIIKIEDSYQMVTNPEYAEWIKIFQKIHTHNKLSEQALETLAIIAYRQPITKAEIEKIRGINSDYAIKSLIEKKLIKIVGKKELPGRPFLYGTTKEFLKLFGISSLNELPGLTDFQKINAA, from the coding sequence ATGAATCTCTTCAATAAAAAAGAACAAATAAAGGGAATTATAGAATCTTTATTGTTCATTGCTGAAAAACCTATTTCTACAAAAATCCTGCTTACAATACTAAATATATCTGAATCGCATCTTAAAGAAATTATCTTTGAACTTATGGAAGAATATAAATTAAGGAATTCAGGGATTATCATTATTAAAATTGAAGATTCTTATCAAATGGTTACAAATCCTGAATATGCGGAATGGATAAAAATATTTCAAAAAATACATACACATAATAAACTTTCTGAACAGGCACTTGAAACACTCGCTATCATAGCTTATAGACAACCTATTACCAAGGCAGAAATAGAAAAAATAAGAGGTATAAACTCAGATTATGCAATAAAAAGCTTAATAGAAAAAAAACTTATAAAAATTGTAGGTAAAAAAGAATTACCTGGTAGGCCTTTTCTTTATGGAACAACAAAGGAATTTTTAAAACTTTTTGGTATTTCAAGTTTAAACGAATTACCGGGGTTGACTGATTTTCAAAAGATAAATGCTGCATAA
- a CDS encoding C40 family peptidase: MGKIFIFLISLMIFPCLVFAQTYTVKKGDNIWQISKKFNVSISDIKKANNLKNNKLQVGMKLEIPQKNEKITKQSKSNEAEYHIVKKGDTLFRIAKKYNISVEELKNLNGLNSNKLSKGQKLIVKAPEKPKENISIRENEKVPVLASAKLDIDEKAEEIEEIKASEDLSQMSLTERLLLFAKKMLHLPYRFGGNSFNGLDCSFFVKKVYSMVGIELPRSAREQFTMGIPVKKDELQPGDLVFFRTYAKFPSHVGIYLGDNLFIHASTRSKKVTIDSLEAPYYLSRFIGAKRILGIDKETIEKAIEELKNNQS, encoded by the coding sequence ATGGGTAAAATATTTATTTTTTTAATTAGTTTAATGATTTTTCCCTGTCTTGTGTTTGCTCAGACATATACAGTAAAAAAAGGTGACAATATCTGGCAGATTTCAAAAAAATTTAATGTTTCAATTAGTGATATTAAAAAAGCAAATAATTTGAAAAATAATAAATTGCAAGTAGGTATGAAATTAGAAATCCCTCAAAAAAATGAAAAAATTACAAAACAATCAAAATCAAATGAAGCAGAATATCACATTGTCAAAAAAGGCGATACACTATTCAGAATTGCAAAGAAATACAATATATCAGTAGAAGAACTGAAAAATCTTAACGGTTTAAATAGTAATAAACTTAGCAAAGGACAAAAACTTATTGTAAAAGCTCCAGAAAAACCTAAAGAAAATATCTCCATAAGAGAGAATGAAAAAGTTCCTGTTTTAGCTTCGGCAAAATTAGATATAGATGAAAAAGCAGAAGAAATAGAAGAGATTAAAGCATCAGAAGATCTTTCCCAAATGAGTCTCACAGAAAGGCTGCTTTTATTTGCAAAAAAAATGCTTCATCTCCCATATAGATTTGGTGGAAACAGTTTTAACGGACTTGATTGTTCCTTTTTTGTCAAAAAAGTATATTCAATGGTTGGTATAGAACTGCCAAGAAGTGCAAGAGAACAGTTTACAATGGGAATTCCAGTTAAGAAAGACGAACTTCAGCCAGGTGACCTTGTATTTTTCAGAACCTATGCAAAATTTCCATCGCATGTAGGAATTTATCTTGGAGACAATCTATTTATTCATGCATCAACAAGATCAAAAAAAGTAACGATTGATAGTTTAGAAGCTCCCTATTATCTGAGCAGATTTATTGGTGCAAAAAGGATTCTGGGTATTGATAAAGAAACCATTGAAAAAGCTATTGAAGAGCTTAAAAATAATCAAAGCTAA
- a CDS encoding molybdopterin biosynthesis protein: MGKKVFHELISLDEAKEKLFNNLKKIIPVPTESETILVKNALGRITAEPVLAKFSSPYFHSAAMDGYAVKSQKTFLATEREPVRLQIGVDAQWIETGDPLPDGFDAVIPVEDVTLRDGFIEIYSSVPPYNDVRPIGEDIVATELIIPESHVVRAVDIGAILASGIIEIKVRKKPIIGIIPTGSELIQPEKLKERMPQPPELIEYNSAVLENLIKEAIAEPKVYPIVPDEEKEIKNAILNAIKECDIVLLNAGSGYGKEDFTYKVINELGNVIINGVAIKPGKPFIAGFIKNKPILGIPGYPVSAFLCFDLFVKPLIELFLGISVKKEEKLKAILSRQISSNMGVDEFVRVKVGRVGGKYTVTPMGRGAGLLMSVVRADGYIVIPKGSEGFSQGAEVKVNLWRNKEEIDNTVVCIGSHDNTLDVLYNFLRKSYPDVTLSSAHVGSMGGLVAIKKGEAHMAGTHLLDEVTGEYNIPFIKKLMPDKKVVLINLVYRIQGFIVKKGNPKNIRGFNDLTNENVVFINRQAGSGTRLLLDKHLKELGISPSQIKGYDTDEYTHMGIASAVLTGRADVGLGILAAAQALDLDFIPVAKERYDILIPYEFLELKIIQAVLRVIQEDKEFRKAVEKLGGYDTTDMGKIFYSN, from the coding sequence ATGGGGAAAAAGGTTTTTCACGAGCTTATATCACTTGATGAAGCAAAGGAAAAACTTTTTAACAACTTAAAAAAAATAATACCTGTTCCTACTGAATCTGAAACTATTTTAGTTAAAAACGCATTAGGAAGAATTACAGCAGAGCCTGTTTTAGCAAAATTTTCTTCTCCTTATTTCCATTCAGCTGCAATGGATGGATATGCAGTTAAATCCCAAAAAACATTCTTAGCAACAGAACGAGAGCCTGTAAGACTTCAAATAGGTGTTGATGCTCAATGGATTGAAACAGGAGACCCTCTCCCTGATGGCTTTGATGCTGTTATCCCTGTTGAGGATGTAACACTTAGAGATGGATTTATAGAGATTTATTCCTCTGTACCTCCCTATAATGATGTAAGACCAATTGGAGAAGACATTGTTGCAACAGAACTTATAATTCCCGAAAGCCATGTAGTCAGAGCTGTTGATATTGGAGCTATTTTAGCAAGTGGAATTATTGAAATAAAGGTGAGAAAGAAGCCTATTATAGGGATTATTCCTACAGGTTCAGAATTAATTCAGCCAGAAAAACTTAAAGAAAGAATGCCACAACCACCAGAACTGATTGAATATAACTCAGCTGTTTTAGAAAATTTGATTAAAGAGGCTATAGCAGAGCCAAAGGTTTATCCAATAGTTCCAGATGAAGAAAAGGAAATAAAGAATGCTATTTTAAATGCTATCAAAGAATGTGATATAGTGCTTTTAAATGCAGGTTCTGGATACGGAAAGGAAGATTTTACATATAAAGTCATTAATGAGCTTGGCAATGTCATTATAAATGGTGTAGCAATAAAACCTGGTAAACCTTTTATTGCAGGATTTATCAAAAATAAACCCATATTAGGAATTCCTGGATATCCTGTATCAGCATTTCTATGTTTTGACCTTTTTGTTAAACCCTTAATTGAACTTTTTTTAGGTATATCTGTAAAAAAGGAAGAAAAACTTAAAGCAATACTGTCAAGACAAATTTCTTCAAATATGGGAGTTGATGAGTTTGTTAGAGTAAAAGTAGGTAGGGTAGGGGGAAAATATACAGTAACGCCCATGGGAAGAGGAGCAGGACTTTTAATGTCTGTTGTAAGAGCTGATGGATATATTGTTATTCCCAAAGGTTCTGAAGGATTTTCACAAGGGGCGGAAGTAAAAGTTAACTTATGGCGAAATAAAGAAGAAATTGACAATACTGTGGTATGCATTGGTAGTCATGATAATACGCTTGATGTTTTATACAATTTTTTAAGAAAAAGTTATCCTGACGTTACTCTTTCCTCTGCTCATGTTGGTTCAATGGGTGGTCTTGTTGCAATTAAAAAAGGAGAAGCCCATATGGCAGGCACTCATCTTCTTGATGAAGTAACTGGTGAGTATAATATTCCATTTATAAAAAAACTTATGCCTGATAAAAAAGTTGTTCTTATAAATCTTGTTTATAGAATACAGGGATTTATTGTGAAAAAGGGAAATCCTAAAAACATTAGAGGATTTAATGACCTTACAAATGAAAATGTAGTTTTCATAAATAGGCAGGCAGGTTCAGGAACACGGCTATTACTTGATAAACATTTAAAAGAACTGGGAATATCACCATCTCAGATAAAAGGCTATGATACAGATGAATATACTCACATGGGAATTGCTTCAGCTGTGCTTACAGGTAGAGCTGATGTAGGGTTGGGTATTCTTGCTGCTGCACAGGCACTTGATCTTGATTTTATACCAGTAGCTAAGGAAAGATACGATATTTTGATTCCCTATGAATTTCTTGAGCTTAAAATAATTCAAGCAGTTTTAAGGGTAATACAGGAAGACAAAGAATTTAGAAAAGCAGTTGAAAAACTCGGTGGTTATGATACTACAGATATGGGGAAAATATTTTATTCTAATTAG
- the fdhE gene encoding formate dehydrogenase accessory protein FdhE: MKIEEIIKEKPHLQSPLELYEKIKNLTEQCKQEKERVKLDNDIALIDIVLKNFSSIFNIPFESISFLKDEIIKSGKDIIKEPDSLWFLPIQSEELSKEELERMLFILSKPFFVFLRKEGQQASFMDTGKCPVCGTDSSLAMITENNEKIMICPLCEHGGSFFRIGCPYCFNKDSSKIEILLDDEEIRAEVCLECNTYIKSFRENHYIKYRDPFLIDLISLPLDIVAQKKGYIRRSPNFIGLRVIK; the protein is encoded by the coding sequence ATGAAAATTGAAGAAATAATAAAAGAGAAGCCTCATTTACAGAGCCCACTTGAGCTTTATGAAAAAATAAAAAATTTAACAGAGCAATGTAAACAAGAAAAAGAAAGAGTGAAACTTGACAATGATATTGCCTTGATTGATATTGTTCTTAAAAATTTTTCCTCTATTTTTAATATTCCTTTTGAATCCATATCTTTTCTAAAGGATGAAATTATAAAATCTGGCAAAGACATAATAAAAGAGCCTGATAGTCTCTGGTTTCTTCCCATACAAAGTGAGGAACTTTCAAAAGAAGAACTGGAAAGGATGCTTTTTATATTGAGTAAACCTTTTTTTGTATTTCTGAGGAAGGAAGGACAACAGGCATCATTTATGGATACAGGTAAATGTCCTGTTTGTGGAACAGATTCATCTCTTGCTATGATTACAGAGAATAATGAAAAAATAATGATTTGTCCACTTTGTGAACATGGTGGAAGCTTTTTCAGAATAGGATGTCCTTATTGCTTTAATAAGGATTCAAGTAAAATTGAAATACTTCTTGATGATGAAGAAATAAGAGCAGAAGTTTGTCTTGAATGTAACACTTATATAAAAAGTTTCAGAGAAAATCACTATATTAAATACAGAGATCCATTTTTGATTGACCTGATTAGTTTACCTCTTGACATAGTAGCTCAAAAAAAAGGATATATAAGAAGATCTCCTAATTTTATTGGGTTAAGAGTAATAAAGTAA